One Lysinibacillus sp. OF-1 DNA segment encodes these proteins:
- a CDS encoding acyl-CoA dehydrogenase family protein — protein sequence MTEKTTDFIKGGGFLIEDVELNRVFTPEDFTDEHKMIAKTTEEYVANEVLPVVENLEHHEFEHSVRLLKSAGELGLLGADVPEEYEGLGLDKVSSALIAEKMSVAGGFSITHGAHVGIGSLPIVLFGNEDQKKKYLPKLASGELIAAYALTEPGSGSDALGAKTTAKLNEAGTHYILNGEKQWITNAGFADVFVVYAKIDGDKFSAFIVERAYNGVSVGPEEKKMGIKSSSTRTLVLEDAEVPVENLLGEIGRGHVIAFNILNIGRYKLGVGTIGGSKRALELAIQYTNQRQQFKTKLSDFNLTKEKLSTMASQLYASESLNYRTVGLFEDRLSQLSLEEQKQGKVIAGAIAEYAIECSIAKVFGSETLDYIADEAVQLHGGYGFMAEYEVERIYRDSRINRIFEGTNEINRMIVPGTFMKKALKGELPLLQVAQNLQQELLMLMPEDIGTEPLAQEKYLVKNAKKIAVLAAGLAAQRFGAKLDQEQEVLVNIANIANQLFAMESAVLRTEKAIARDGAEKAQQKLLYTQIFCQEAFTEIEKEAKDTILASADGDAARMTLSALRKLTRNNPYNLIAKKREASVKLIEAEKYIV from the coding sequence ATGACTGAAAAAACAACTGATTTCATTAAAGGCGGCGGATTTCTAATTGAAGATGTGGAATTAAATCGTGTATTTACACCAGAAGATTTCACTGACGAGCATAAGATGATTGCTAAAACAACAGAGGAATATGTAGCAAATGAAGTTTTACCAGTAGTTGAAAATTTAGAGCACCATGAATTTGAGCATTCAGTGCGTCTCCTAAAAAGTGCAGGCGAATTAGGTTTGCTTGGAGCAGATGTGCCAGAAGAATATGAAGGGCTTGGACTAGACAAAGTTTCTTCAGCTTTAATTGCTGAGAAAATGTCTGTTGCAGGTGGTTTTTCCATCACACATGGTGCACATGTTGGGATTGGTTCACTACCAATCGTTCTATTTGGTAATGAAGATCAAAAGAAAAAATATTTACCTAAGCTTGCTTCAGGTGAATTAATCGCAGCATATGCATTAACAGAGCCAGGCTCAGGTTCAGATGCTCTAGGGGCAAAAACGACTGCGAAATTAAATGAGGCAGGCACACATTATATTTTAAATGGTGAGAAGCAATGGATTACAAATGCAGGCTTTGCTGACGTATTTGTTGTTTATGCAAAAATTGATGGTGATAAATTCTCTGCCTTTATCGTAGAACGTGCCTACAATGGCGTTTCAGTAGGCCCAGAAGAGAAGAAAATGGGGATTAAATCATCGTCAACTCGTACATTAGTATTAGAAGATGCGGAAGTACCTGTAGAAAATCTATTAGGTGAAATTGGTCGTGGGCATGTCATTGCCTTCAACATTTTAAATATTGGTCGTTATAAGCTTGGTGTGGGCACAATTGGTGGCTCTAAACGTGCATTGGAGTTAGCTATCCAGTATACAAACCAACGTCAGCAATTTAAAACAAAGCTTTCTGATTTCAATCTAACAAAAGAGAAATTGTCAACAATGGCTTCTCAATTGTACGCGTCCGAATCATTAAACTATCGTACTGTTGGTCTATTTGAGGATCGTTTAAGCCAGTTAAGCCTTGAAGAGCAAAAGCAAGGAAAAGTAATTGCAGGTGCTATTGCTGAGTATGCAATTGAATGCTCTATTGCGAAAGTATTTGGGTCGGAAACATTAGATTATATTGCAGATGAAGCCGTACAATTACATGGCGGTTATGGCTTTATGGCTGAATATGAGGTAGAGCGTATTTACCGTGATTCTCGTATTAATCGAATTTTTGAAGGTACAAATGAAATTAACCGCATGATTGTCCCTGGCACATTTATGAAAAAGGCGCTAAAAGGCGAGCTTCCTTTATTACAAGTTGCTCAAAATTTACAGCAAGAGCTGCTAATGTTAATGCCAGAAGACATCGGTACAGAGCCACTAGCACAAGAAAAATATTTAGTGAAAAATGCTAAGAAGATTGCTGTATTAGCTGCAGGCTTAGCAGCACAACGCTTTGGTGCGAAGCTTGATCAGGAGCAAGAGGTATTAGTGAATATTGCCAATATCGCTAACCAATTATTTGCAATGGAGTCAGCTGTCTTACGTACAGAAAAGGCAATTGCTCGTGATGGCGCTGAAAAAGCACAGCAGAAATTGCTATACACGCAAATCTTCTGCCAAGAAGCATTCACAGAAATCGAAAAGGAAGCAAAAGACACAATTCTTGCTTCAGCAGATGGCGATGCAGCACGTATGACATTATCTGCACTTCGTAAATTAACACGCAATAATCCTTATAACTTAATTGCGAAGAAACGTGAAGCTTCTGTTAAACTAATCGAAGCTGAAAAATATATTGTTTAA
- a CDS encoding acetyl-CoA C-acetyltransferase — protein MREAVIVAGARTPIGKAKKGSLATVRPDDFGAVVVKETLKRAGYEGPIDDLILGCAMPEAEQGMNVARSIGALAGLPDTTPALTINRFCSSGLQAIAYAAERIMLGHSKVILAGGVESMSMVPMVGNTPRLNPTLAETAPQYYMGMGHTAEEVARQYNVSREDQDAFAVRSHVLAEKAIKEGKFNDEIVPIEVEQHYVDDHNKPQVKKFTFSMDEGVRPGTSVEGLAKLRPAFHVKGSVTAGNASQTSDGAAAVLVMDREEAEQQGLTPMAKFLGFAVGGVPPEVMGIGPIVAVPKALEIAGLSIDDIDLWEINEAFASQSLQVVRHLGIDQEKVNVNGGAIALGHPLGATGAILTLKLIHELKRQGKKYGVVTMCIGGGMGAAGVFEIL, from the coding sequence ATGCGTGAAGCCGTTATTGTAGCAGGAGCACGAACTCCAATTGGAAAAGCAAAAAAAGGTTCTTTAGCAACAGTAAGACCAGATGATTTTGGTGCTGTTGTAGTCAAAGAAACATTGAAAAGAGCGGGCTATGAAGGACCGATTGATGATTTAATTTTAGGCTGTGCGATGCCTGAAGCAGAGCAAGGGATGAATGTAGCACGTAGTATTGGGGCACTAGCAGGATTACCAGATACAACTCCTGCGCTAACGATTAATAGATTTTGTTCATCAGGTTTACAGGCAATTGCGTATGCAGCAGAGCGAATTATGCTAGGTCATTCAAAGGTGATTCTAGCTGGCGGTGTCGAGTCTATGAGTATGGTGCCGATGGTGGGGAATACACCACGCTTAAATCCGACATTAGCTGAAACGGCTCCGCAATATTATATGGGTATGGGACATACGGCTGAGGAAGTGGCTCGCCAGTACAATGTTAGTCGTGAAGATCAAGATGCTTTTGCAGTTCGCTCGCATGTTCTTGCTGAAAAGGCGATTAAAGAAGGCAAATTCAATGATGAAATTGTACCAATCGAAGTGGAACAGCATTACGTAGACGATCACAATAAACCACAAGTAAAAAAATTTACATTTAGTATGGATGAAGGTGTACGACCAGGTACATCAGTTGAAGGCTTAGCAAAATTGCGTCCAGCTTTCCATGTAAAGGGCAGTGTAACGGCTGGTAATGCCTCTCAAACTTCTGATGGTGCAGCAGCTGTACTAGTGATGGATCGTGAGGAGGCCGAACAGCAAGGACTGACACCAATGGCAAAATTCCTAGGCTTTGCAGTTGGTGGTGTGCCTCCTGAAGTAATGGGAATTGGTCCGATTGTGGCAGTACCTAAAGCGTTAGAAATTGCAGGTTTATCCATAGATGACATTGATTTATGGGAAATCAATGAAGCATTTGCTTCTCAATCATTACAGGTAGTACGTCATTTAGGCATCGACCAAGAAAAAGTCAATGTCAATGGTGGAGCAATTGCATTAGGTCACCCTCTAGGTGCTACAGGAGCTATTTTAACGTTAAAGCTTATTCATGAATTGAAGCGTCAAGGGAAGAAATATGGCGTGGTGACAATGTGTATTGGCGGCGGCATGGGTGCTGCTGGTGTATTTGAAATTTTATAA
- a CDS encoding 3-hydroxyacyl-CoA dehydrogenase/enoyl-CoA hydratase family protein — protein MTYNIKKAAVLGSGVMGSGIAAHLANIGIPTLLLDIAPKELTQEEEAKGLSLAHPAVRNRIVNGALQKLLKQKPAPLTSKKNLSLLTVGNFEDDLGKLKDVDWIIEVVVENLPIKQSLYEKIDAVRTPGTIISSNTSGISIDAMAEGRSDDFKKHFLGTHFFNPPRYLKLLEVIPANTTAPEVVSFMKTFGEDVLGKGVVLAKDTPNFIANRIGTYGLLITLQEMLKGGYSVGEVDSVTGPLIGRPKSATFRTLDVVGLDTFIHVAKNVYDQTIGEEQQVFAVPEFLQKMVENGWLGAKSGQGFFLKQGKEILEIDPTTLSYSPAKKLKTASIEMAKQTRGLANKVKALTYAKDRTGELLWGIFAPTLIYSAQLHGEIADDVVAIDNAMKWGFGWQQGPFEIWDAIGVQESVAKMEAEGREVPAFVKEMLANGFETFYSELDGDVAYYDGSQYVKVPVNEKEINLKRYKKKHGVIKSNTGASLIDLGDGVALLEFHSQSNAIGLDIIQMINFAVDEVEANYKGLVIGNQGKNFCVGANLGMILVEAQDDNIFELDFVIKAFQDAMQKIKYSRKPVVAAPFAMTLGGGAEVCLPAAHIQATMETYMGLVEVGVGLIPGGGGNKALYQKFLKGLPNGVDVDYQHIANKVFETIAMAKVSTSGEEARENNFLNFADGISVNPDHQLYDAKQAALALYEAGYQPPVPTKVPVVGASGYGTLLIGAQGMFESGFISEHDLKIAKKLAYVIAGGKVPYGTLVDEQYLLNLEREAFLSLVADPLSQQRMQHMLLKGKPLRN, from the coding sequence GTGACTTACAACATTAAAAAAGCAGCTGTTCTAGGTTCTGGGGTGATGGGCTCTGGAATTGCAGCACATTTAGCAAACATCGGTATACCAACATTACTATTGGATATCGCACCGAAGGAACTGACGCAAGAGGAAGAAGCAAAGGGTCTTTCTTTAGCGCATCCAGCTGTAAGAAATCGTATTGTAAACGGAGCTTTGCAAAAGTTATTAAAGCAAAAGCCAGCACCACTTACTTCTAAGAAAAATTTATCACTACTAACGGTTGGCAACTTTGAAGATGATCTAGGGAAACTAAAAGATGTAGATTGGATTATCGAAGTTGTTGTGGAAAATTTACCAATTAAACAAAGTCTCTATGAAAAAATTGATGCTGTTCGTACACCGGGAACAATCATTAGCTCAAACACATCTGGTATTAGTATTGATGCTATGGCAGAGGGACGTTCAGATGATTTTAAAAAGCATTTCCTTGGCACACACTTTTTCAACCCACCTCGCTATTTAAAATTACTAGAGGTGATTCCTGCTAATACAACTGCTCCTGAAGTAGTTAGTTTCATGAAAACATTTGGGGAAGATGTGCTTGGTAAAGGTGTTGTACTGGCGAAGGACACACCAAACTTTATTGCAAACCGCATTGGAACATATGGTTTACTGATCACATTACAGGAAATGTTAAAAGGTGGTTATTCAGTTGGTGAAGTAGACTCTGTAACAGGTCCACTTATTGGTCGTCCAAAATCTGCAACTTTCCGTACACTAGACGTTGTTGGTTTAGATACATTTATTCATGTAGCAAAAAATGTTTACGACCAAACAATAGGTGAGGAACAGCAAGTATTTGCAGTACCTGAGTTTTTACAAAAAATGGTTGAAAACGGCTGGTTAGGTGCAAAATCGGGTCAAGGTTTCTTCTTAAAACAAGGAAAAGAGATACTTGAGATTGATCCAACAACATTATCGTATAGTCCAGCGAAAAAGTTAAAAACAGCTTCTATTGAAATGGCGAAACAAACACGTGGGTTAGCTAATAAAGTGAAGGCATTAACCTATGCAAAGGATCGTACAGGTGAGTTATTGTGGGGGATCTTTGCTCCAACATTAATTTACTCAGCACAGCTACACGGTGAAATTGCAGATGATGTTGTAGCCATTGATAATGCTATGAAATGGGGCTTCGGCTGGCAACAAGGACCATTTGAAATTTGGGATGCTATTGGTGTACAAGAATCTGTAGCAAAAATGGAGGCTGAAGGTCGAGAAGTCCCTGCATTTGTCAAAGAGATGTTAGCGAATGGCTTTGAGACATTTTATTCTGAATTAGATGGCGATGTAGCTTACTATGATGGTTCGCAATATGTGAAAGTTCCAGTCAATGAAAAAGAGATTAACTTAAAACGCTATAAGAAAAAGCATGGTGTTATTAAATCAAACACAGGTGCTAGTTTAATAGATTTAGGTGATGGAGTTGCACTGCTTGAGTTCCATTCACAATCGAACGCAATCGGTTTAGATATTATCCAAATGATTAACTTTGCGGTTGATGAAGTAGAGGCTAACTATAAGGGCTTAGTAATCGGCAATCAAGGGAAAAACTTCTGTGTAGGTGCAAATCTAGGGATGATTTTAGTAGAAGCACAGGATGATAATATTTTTGAGCTAGATTTCGTGATTAAGGCATTCCAAGATGCTATGCAAAAAATCAAATATTCACGTAAGCCTGTTGTGGCAGCACCTTTTGCCATGACATTGGGTGGAGGAGCAGAGGTTTGCTTACCAGCTGCACATATTCAAGCAACGATGGAAACGTATATGGGCTTAGTGGAAGTTGGCGTTGGTTTAATTCCAGGCGGTGGTGGTAATAAAGCGCTTTATCAAAAATTCCTAAAGGGCTTACCGAACGGCGTAGATGTAGACTATCAACATATTGCTAATAAAGTATTTGAAACAATTGCAATGGCGAAGGTTTCAACTTCTGGTGAGGAAGCACGTGAAAATAACTTCTTAAACTTTGCAGATGGTATTTCTGTTAACCCAGACCATCAACTATATGATGCGAAGCAAGCTGCATTAGCGCTTTACGAAGCGGGCTATCAACCACCTGTTCCAACAAAAGTGCCAGTGGTCGGTGCATCAGGCTACGGAACATTACTCATCGGTGCGCAAGGCATGTTTGAGTCAGGCTTTATTAGCGAACATGATTTAAAAATTGCTAAAAAATTAGCTTATGTCATTGCGGGTGGTAAGGTTCCGTACGGTACATTAGTTGACGAACAGTATCTATTGAACTTAGAGCGTGAGGCTTTCCTTAGCCTTGTTGCTGATCCACTTTCTCAGCAAAGAATGCAACACATGCTGTTAAAAGGTAAACCACTTCGTAACTAA
- a CDS encoding thioredoxin family protein, with product MKTITTAEQFNELIAGDQKVLVKFYAGWCPDCTRMNMFIDPIIEEYNQYDWYELNRDELPEIADKYDVMGIPSLLIFQNGEKLAHLHSANAKTPQQVTEFLAAQ from the coding sequence ATGAAAACAATTACTACTGCAGAACAATTTAATGAACTAATCGCTGGTGACCAAAAGGTGCTAGTGAAATTTTACGCTGGCTGGTGCCCAGATTGCACACGCATGAATATGTTCATCGATCCAATCATTGAAGAGTACAACCAATATGATTGGTATGAGCTAAATCGTGATGAGCTTCCAGAAATCGCTGACAAATATGATGTTATGGGAATCCCAAGCTTATTGATTTTCCAAAACGGTGAAAAACTTGCACACTTACACAGTGCCAATGCCAAAACACCTCAGCAAGTAACAGAATTTTTAGCTGCACAATAA
- a CDS encoding C39 family peptidase, whose product MHQQLALYGTSQYDASIAPSYRNSACGPTTIYVILNYLNSSAPSINKLYRQLGGTKIGLFKWRLIHNLRELQPTWDIRTCSLKEALQEIDAGRPVAMRFDRYFSLQWQNKKSTFAYHWVPLIGYTIKNDTLSLIFHDNGGPQRDSQIRQALYKDNDKVLSFVKITPQ is encoded by the coding sequence ATGCACCAACAATTGGCTTTATATGGAACATCACAATATGATGCATCCATTGCACCAAGCTATCGAAATTCTGCCTGTGGGCCCACTACGATTTACGTCATTTTAAACTATTTGAACAGTTCAGCTCCTTCTATTAATAAGCTTTATCGACAGCTTGGTGGCACAAAAATTGGTTTGTTTAAATGGCGACTGATTCACAACCTCCGCGAACTGCAACCCACCTGGGATATTCGAACTTGTTCACTAAAAGAAGCTTTACAAGAAATTGACGCAGGTCGCCCTGTTGCTATGCGTTTTGACCGCTATTTTAGCCTACAGTGGCAGAATAAAAAATCAACCTTTGCCTACCATTGGGTACCGCTTATTGGCTATACCATAAAAAATGATACGTTATCGTTAATATTTCATGATAATGGTGGGCCACAACGTGACAGTCAAATTCGGCAGGCTCTCTACAAAGACAATGACAAAGTATTATCGTTCGTTAAAATAACACCTCAGTAG